In the genome of bacterium, the window AACCGGCCCGTCTTTGCAGACGTACGTCGAGCCGATATTGCAGCGGCCGCATTTACCGAGGCCGCACTTCATTCTCATCTCCAGCGTCGTCCAAATTTGACCCGGCGCGTATCCCAGTTTTTCGAGCAGGCACTTCGCGACCAACTTAATCATTATCGGTGGGCCGCAGGTTATTACGACGCGGTTCTCGGGAGAGGGGCGCTCTTCCTCCAGGATGGGCGGGACGAATGAGGTCCGCCCTCGCCATTCGGGAATAGGTTCGCCCGGGCACACCGGGTCCAGCGCCAGC includes:
- a CDS encoding heterodisulfide reductase subunit F, coding for LALDPVCPGEPIPEWRGRTSFVPPILEEERPSPENRVVITCGPPIMIKLVAKCLLEKLGYAPGQIWTTLEMRMKCGLGKCGRCNIGSTYVCKDGPVFNYEQILSFPQEF